One Frankia alni ACN14a DNA window includes the following coding sequences:
- a CDS encoding LLM class F420-dependent oxidoreductase: MIPIGLALVPPGPEASNAIDVLVGQAKAAAAAGLGSVWLGQQYDLDALTALAALAVHVPGVGLGTAVTVTHSRHPITMSSQAQTVQAASGGRLTLGLGVLHRRPVARRFGIDLDGPATYMREYLCALQPLLRDGTVVFEGDMITADTSGFSGHVAGSTPPVVLVAALGTAMLRVAGELADGTVTWMAGPRTIGSHIVPAITAAGGGAAAPQVAVSLPVCVTDHPEEARRRAAAHLACYADLPSYQAMFDQEGAANPAEVAIIGDERHLETQLHRLTDAGATRFIAKPTGITTAAERDRTLQALGGLAG; this comes from the coding sequence ATGATCCCGATTGGGCTCGCCCTCGTACCGCCCGGACCCGAGGCGTCGAACGCCATCGACGTGCTGGTAGGCCAGGCCAAAGCTGCCGCGGCGGCCGGCCTCGGCTCGGTCTGGCTGGGCCAGCAGTACGACCTCGACGCGCTCACCGCCCTCGCCGCGCTGGCCGTACACGTGCCCGGGGTCGGGCTCGGCACCGCCGTCACCGTCACCCACAGCCGGCATCCGATCACCATGTCCAGTCAGGCACAGACCGTGCAGGCGGCCAGCGGTGGTCGGCTCACCCTCGGCCTCGGCGTGCTACACCGGCGACCGGTCGCGCGGCGCTTCGGGATCGATCTCGACGGCCCCGCAACCTACATGCGCGAGTACCTATGCGCCCTGCAGCCGCTGCTGCGCGACGGCACGGTCGTCTTCGAGGGTGACATGATCACCGCAGACACCAGCGGATTCTCCGGCCACGTCGCCGGGAGCACCCCGCCCGTCGTCCTCGTCGCCGCGCTTGGCACGGCGATGCTGCGCGTCGCCGGCGAGCTTGCCGACGGAACGGTGACCTGGATGGCCGGCCCCCGGACGATCGGCAGCCATATCGTTCCCGCCATCACCGCCGCCGGCGGCGGGGCCGCGGCGCCGCAGGTCGCGGTGAGCCTGCCGGTGTGCGTCACCGACCATCCCGAGGAGGCCCGCCGCCGCGCCGCCGCCCATCTCGCGTGCTACGCCGACCTCCCCTCCTACCAGGCGATGTTCGACCAGGAGGGCGCCGCCAATCCTGCCGAGGTTGCGATCATCGGCGACGAGCGGCACCTCGAAACGCAGCTTCACCGCCTCACCGACGCCGGTGCCACCCGCTTCATCGCCAAACCCACCGGGATCACCACCGCCGCCGAGCGCGATCGCACCCTTCAGGCCCTCGGCGGTCTGGCGGGATGA
- a CDS encoding TetR/AcrR family transcriptional regulator — protein sequence MTQDLPPRTSGTRAAGRRLRSDAARNVESLVTAARALFDERGTEVPLDEIARRAGVGNATLYRNFPTRGDLLVAVYSEEVDALCGHGAALLETTPPGDALFAWLDLFVVHAATRRALALAALSQGPDERRGKLAEGWHASMRSTLAALLAPAQEAGAVRPDLTAADLLALTNATALASTDPADAVRLMHVLRGGVEPRPDLPP from the coding sequence GTGACGCAAGACCTGCCCCCGCGCACCTCGGGAACGCGCGCGGCCGGGCGACGGCTGCGGTCGGACGCGGCGCGCAACGTCGAATCACTGGTGACGGCGGCGCGGGCGTTGTTCGACGAGCGCGGCACCGAGGTACCCCTCGACGAGATCGCCCGCCGCGCCGGCGTCGGCAACGCCACCCTGTACCGCAACTTCCCGACCAGGGGCGACCTGCTCGTCGCCGTCTACTCCGAGGAGGTCGACGCCCTGTGCGGGCACGGCGCCGCGCTGCTCGAGACGACCCCTCCCGGTGACGCCCTGTTCGCCTGGCTGGACCTGTTCGTCGTGCACGCCGCGACCAGGCGCGCGCTCGCCCTGGCCGCGCTCTCGCAGGGGCCCGACGAGCGGCGCGGCAAGTTGGCGGAAGGCTGGCACGCGTCGATGCGCTCGACACTGGCAGCACTCCTGGCTCCAGCACAGGAAGCCGGCGCGGTGCGCCCGGACCTGACCGCCGCCGACCTGCTGGCCCTCACCAACGCCACCGCCCTGGCCAGCACCGACCCCGCGGACGCCGTCCGGTTGATGCACGTCCTGCGCGGCGGCGTCGAACCTCGACCGGACCTGCCGCCCTGA
- a CDS encoding nuclear transport factor 2 family protein codes for MTLTVDDRIAVNDLIHEYGHLVDAGELDRLAELFTADVTHDLIDFGQGTLTGVAAIRSAALALGEANPVGHHVTNIVLTEQADGRVRARSKGIGIMADGTTGSVLYDDLIVRRDGTWRISHRKIVARRAPLGGVPR; via the coding sequence ATGACGTTGACCGTCGACGACCGGATTGCTGTCAACGACCTCATCCACGAGTACGGCCATCTCGTCGATGCCGGGGAACTCGACCGTCTGGCGGAGCTGTTCACTGCTGACGTGACCCATGACCTGATCGACTTCGGGCAGGGGACGCTGACCGGGGTGGCGGCCATCCGATCCGCGGCCCTCGCCCTGGGCGAGGCGAACCCCGTCGGTCACCACGTCACCAACATCGTTCTCACCGAACAGGCCGACGGCCGGGTCCGGGCCCGGTCGAAGGGCATCGGGATCATGGCCGATGGCACCACCGGCAGCGTGCTCTACGACGACCTGATCGTCCGCCGCGACGGCACCTGGCGCATCAGCCACCGAAAGATCGTCGCCCGCCGCGCGCCGCTCGGCGGTGTGCCCCGCTGA
- a CDS encoding SDR family NAD(P)-dependent oxidoreductase, whose protein sequence is MVASSVVITGAASGIGRACVELFAARGFGVVAVDLDEAGLSALIGRSASEQVVPLVGDVSREETGTAMARLALDRFGRLDVAVLNAGIGGTLPWEDADAIDRLDRIFAVNVRGVAIGIRSVVPAMRAAGGGAIVVTASSAGLQGEPGNWAYNASKAAVINMVRAAALDHAAQRIRINAVAPGLSETPLTARHRAEPESAAAVGRRIPMQRWGQAREHAAAIWFLASPEASYITGTTLVADGGLTAHHGAAPLPSHSQP, encoded by the coding sequence GTGGTCGCCTCGTCGGTCGTCATCACGGGAGCGGCGTCCGGCATCGGGCGAGCGTGCGTGGAGTTGTTCGCTGCCCGGGGGTTCGGGGTCGTCGCGGTCGACCTGGACGAGGCCGGGTTGTCCGCCCTGATCGGACGGTCGGCGTCGGAGCAGGTCGTGCCGCTCGTCGGGGACGTCTCCCGCGAGGAGACCGGCACGGCCATGGCGCGGCTCGCGCTTGATCGGTTCGGGCGGCTGGACGTCGCGGTCCTCAACGCCGGGATCGGCGGGACCCTGCCGTGGGAGGACGCCGATGCGATCGATCGGCTCGACCGGATCTTCGCCGTCAATGTGCGAGGCGTCGCGATCGGGATACGTTCGGTCGTTCCGGCCATGCGTGCCGCCGGCGGTGGCGCGATCGTCGTGACCGCGTCCAGTGCCGGGCTTCAGGGTGAGCCGGGGAACTGGGCGTACAACGCGTCCAAGGCAGCGGTGATCAACATGGTGCGCGCCGCGGCACTCGATCACGCGGCCCAGCGCATCCGGATCAACGCGGTGGCGCCGGGCCTCAGCGAGACCCCCTTGACGGCGCGGCACCGGGCCGAGCCGGAGTCCGCGGCGGCGGTAGGCCGGCGGATCCCGATGCAGCGCTGGGGACAGGCGCGTGAGCACGCGGCGGCCATCTGGTTCCTGGCCTCACCCGAGGCGTCCTACATCACCGGTACGACGCTGGTCGCCGACGGAGGGCTCACCGCCCACCACGGCGCGGCGCCGCTGCCGTCTCACTCACAGCCCTGA
- a CDS encoding TetR/AcrR family transcriptional regulator, which translates to MAVSGATGRTNQKARTRKAIVQACRELIRSGAEVTMPQVAQVALVSEATAYRYFPDLVSLIQEALVGLWPQPAQALAPIAGSTDPGERVAFACEHLLRQVLAYQGAVRATISHTITAPLRARDRPGLRFGLIDHALAPFQDPAGPAYLGPAALDRLKLDLAITVSAEALFVLTDLCRLPPEEAIASAVRTATTLTRAAFTDPPG; encoded by the coding sequence ATGGCCGTATCGGGCGCCACCGGCCGGACGAACCAGAAGGCCAGGACCCGCAAGGCCATCGTGCAGGCGTGCCGAGAGCTGATCCGCTCGGGCGCCGAGGTCACGATGCCGCAGGTCGCGCAGGTCGCCCTGGTGTCCGAGGCCACCGCCTACCGCTACTTCCCCGACCTGGTCTCACTGATCCAGGAGGCCCTGGTCGGGCTGTGGCCGCAACCGGCGCAGGCCCTCGCCCCGATCGCCGGGTCGACCGATCCCGGGGAGCGCGTCGCCTTCGCCTGCGAGCATCTCCTGCGCCAGGTACTGGCCTACCAGGGCGCGGTGCGGGCGACGATCTCCCACACGATCACCGCACCGCTCCGGGCGCGGGACCGCCCCGGCCTTCGTTTCGGCCTGATCGACCACGCCCTCGCGCCGTTCCAGGACCCGGCCGGTCCGGCCTACCTCGGCCCCGCCGCGCTGGACCGCCTGAAGCTCGACCTGGCGATCACCGTCAGCGCCGAAGCCCTGTTCGTCCTGACCGACCTGTGCCGGCTGCCACCGGAGGAAGCGATCGCCAGCGCGGTACGTACGGCCACCACCCTCACCCGAGCCGCCTTCACCGACCCGCCCGGCTGA
- a CDS encoding cupin domain-containing protein, whose translation MGTKASIVGPEGGEAVHLGPATMRILEDGSTTGHRIGIGEITLAPHTDGPPQHRHGRHDEGFYVVSGTARFTVGTTIYDAPAGTLAMIPPGAPHTFANPGDEPLVLLNTFTPDLYVQYFRDLRDMIAQTGPATPEATAQVMSRYATEVATDYAD comes from the coding sequence ATGGGCACCAAGGCTTCGATCGTCGGACCCGAGGGTGGAGAGGCCGTGCACCTCGGCCCGGCGACGATGCGCATCCTGGAGGACGGCAGCACCACCGGCCACCGCATCGGGATCGGCGAGATCACCCTCGCCCCGCACACCGACGGACCGCCGCAACATCGGCACGGCCGGCACGACGAAGGCTTCTACGTCGTCTCCGGGACCGCCCGGTTCACCGTCGGCACCACCATTTACGACGCGCCGGCCGGCACCCTCGCGATGATCCCGCCCGGCGCGCCGCACACCTTCGCCAACCCCGGCGACGAACCGCTGGTGCTGCTCAACACCTTCACCCCGGACCTGTATGTGCAGTACTTCCGCGACCTGCGGGACATGATCGCCCAGACCGGCCCCGCGACGCCCGAGGCGACCGCGCAGGTCATGAGCCGGTACGCCACCGAGGTGGCCACCGACTACGCCGACTGA
- a CDS encoding alpha/beta fold hydrolase: MFTTTGLSTAVHQVPTSSGPVPVTVTERGQGRVVLLLHGGAGPDSVAGFADLLAAHGPARVLTPKHPGFGGTPRPDGIDSVRRLAEVYRGLLDLLDVTDVTVVGNSIGGWIAAELALAAPRRVGRLVLLNAIGPTSAEHPVADFFALTLDAVVNLSYADPDRFRINLAALTDAQKSVTAGNRAALQAYGGPTMADPSLAGRLGGLAVPTLVVWGEADRMAVPAYGRQYAAAIPGAAFHLLPAAGHLPHLEAPDALLTLLVQFVQFVDGTPTDGE; encoded by the coding sequence ATGTTCACCACCACTGGCCTCTCGACGGCCGTCCACCAGGTGCCCACGTCGTCCGGCCCCGTGCCCGTCACCGTCACCGAGCGCGGGCAGGGCCGGGTCGTCCTGCTGCTGCACGGCGGCGCCGGTCCCGACTCGGTCGCCGGCTTCGCCGACCTGCTCGCCGCCCACGGGCCGGCCCGGGTCCTGACCCCGAAGCACCCCGGGTTCGGCGGCACCCCCCGGCCTGACGGCATCGACTCCGTCCGCCGGCTCGCCGAGGTCTACCGCGGCCTGCTGGACCTGCTCGACGTCACCGACGTGACCGTCGTGGGGAACTCGATCGGCGGCTGGATCGCCGCGGAACTCGCGCTCGCCGCGCCCAGGCGGGTCGGACGCCTCGTCCTGCTCAACGCCATCGGCCCCACCAGCGCCGAGCACCCCGTCGCCGACTTCTTCGCCCTGACGCTGGACGCGGTCGTGAACCTCAGCTACGCCGACCCGGACAGGTTCCGGATCAACCTGGCCGCGCTGACCGACGCGCAGAAGTCCGTCACCGCGGGCAACCGGGCGGCCCTGCAGGCCTACGGCGGCCCGACGATGGCCGACCCGAGCCTGGCCGGACGCCTGGGCGGACTCGCCGTTCCCACGCTCGTGGTCTGGGGCGAGGCGGACCGGATGGCCGTGCCGGCCTACGGCCGGCAGTACGCCGCGGCCATCCCCGGCGCCGCCTTCCACCTGCTGCCCGCAGCCGGACACCTGCCGCATCTCGAGGCCCCCGATGCGCTGCTGACCCTGCTCGTGCAGTTCGTGCAGTTCGTCGACGGCACGCCGACGGACGGGGAGTAG
- a CDS encoding MFS transporter has translation MAQFMVILDVSIVNVALPAMRHGLGLSAAGQQWIVTAYTLGFAGLLLLGGRVADLVGVRRAFLAGLAGFTLASLAGGLATSGAVLIAARAGQGVCAAFLAPATLTLITTTFTEPTARTRAVGAWSTVTTTGGAAGAVLGGVLTQYLGWRWVLFVNVPAGAAVLAVAGGRIPAADGRAADALRRLDLPGAAAVFAALTALVYGVVNTETHGLADPRVAVPLAAAVLLLAGFVAIEFTAAQPLVPLAMLRRRTLAGGNLIMIFIGGALFPMWFLLSLYLQQVLHLHAVRTGWCLLPGALSIIVGARISVRLLGTLGPRRLLVIGMALSTAGFAWLSRVGVDGDYHTDVLAPFLLTALGLGLAITPTTVTATQGIDRAHSGLAAGLVNTSRQVGGALGLAALATLAAHTTAAAHAVAVPTTAARLQTHSVAAALADGYAHALLGAAVVTATAAVASLLLPGRPAASRRSDHRAVRGR, from the coding sequence GTGGCCCAGTTCATGGTCATTCTCGACGTGTCCATCGTGAACGTGGCGCTGCCCGCAATGCGGCACGGCCTGGGCCTGAGCGCCGCGGGTCAGCAGTGGATCGTCACCGCTTACACCCTCGGGTTCGCCGGGCTGCTGCTGCTCGGCGGTCGGGTCGCGGACCTCGTCGGCGTCCGGCGTGCCTTCCTGGCAGGCCTGGCGGGGTTCACCCTGGCGTCGCTGGCCGGCGGTCTGGCGACCAGCGGCGCCGTGCTCATCGCCGCCCGGGCGGGCCAGGGAGTCTGCGCCGCGTTCCTCGCCCCGGCCACCCTCACTCTGATCACCACGACGTTCACCGAGCCCACAGCCCGCACCCGGGCCGTGGGCGCCTGGAGCACCGTGACGACCACCGGCGGTGCCGCCGGCGCGGTCCTGGGCGGGGTGCTCACCCAGTACCTCGGCTGGCGCTGGGTCCTGTTCGTCAACGTCCCGGCCGGCGCGGCCGTCCTCGCCGTGGCCGGCGGCCGCATCCCCGCCGCCGACGGGCGCGCGGCGGACGCCCTGCGCCGCCTGGACCTGCCGGGGGCCGCAGCCGTCTTCGCCGCGTTGACGGCGCTGGTCTACGGGGTGGTCAACACAGAGACTCACGGCCTGGCCGACCCCCGGGTCGCCGTTCCCCTCGCCGCCGCGGTGCTGCTGCTCGCCGGATTCGTCGCGATCGAGTTCACTGCCGCGCAACCCCTGGTCCCCTTGGCGATGCTGCGCCGTCGCACCCTCGCCGGCGGGAACCTCATCATGATCTTCATTGGCGGGGCGCTGTTCCCGATGTGGTTCCTGCTGTCGCTGTACCTGCAGCAGGTCCTGCATCTGCACGCCGTCCGCACCGGGTGGTGTCTCCTTCCCGGGGCCCTGTCCATCATCGTCGGAGCCCGGATCTCCGTCCGCCTGCTCGGGACGCTCGGCCCCCGTCGTCTCCTCGTGATCGGCATGGCGCTGAGCACGGCCGGCTTCGCGTGGCTGTCGCGGGTCGGCGTCGACGGGGACTACCACACCGATGTGCTGGCACCGTTCCTGCTGACCGCCCTCGGCCTGGGCCTGGCGATCACCCCGACCACCGTCACCGCCACCCAGGGGATCGACCGGGCGCACTCCGGCCTGGCCGCCGGCCTGGTCAACACCTCACGGCAGGTCGGCGGCGCGCTCGGCCTCGCCGCGCTGGCCACCCTCGCCGCCCACACCACCGCTGCTGCCCACGCCGTTGCCGTCCCCACCACCGCCGCGCGTCTGCAAACCCACTCCGTAGCCGCCGCCCTCGCCGACGGCTATGCTCACGCACTGCTCGGCGCAGCAGTCGTCACCGCCACCGCGGCCGTTGCCTCGCTCCTGCTTCCCGGCCGTCCGGCCGCATCGCGGCGGTCAGACCACCGAGCCGTCCGGGGACGGTGA
- a CDS encoding NADPH-dependent F420 reductase — protein MRIGILGTGALAEALGTGWARAGHELVVGGRSRAKAQALAGRLGAGARAADPREVVAGRDAVLLAVLWSGVADVLRDVDAAAGALAGTTLIDPTNAVEHGVGVLLTGAGTSAAGQIAAWAPGALVVKAFHLFPAEQWTAPPPGDAAGTAPATVVICGDDAGALRITGELIRDVGGTPAVLGPLARARQLEEAAGLVIGLAFAGFDPSSAIPRVPTQSPSPDGSVV, from the coding sequence ATGCGGATCGGGATTCTGGGCACCGGAGCCCTGGCCGAGGCACTGGGCACGGGTTGGGCCCGGGCCGGGCACGAACTGGTGGTCGGCGGCCGGTCGCGGGCGAAGGCGCAGGCACTCGCCGGCCGTCTGGGCGCCGGCGCGCGGGCGGCCGACCCGCGAGAGGTGGTCGCCGGGCGGGACGCAGTGCTGCTCGCGGTGCTGTGGAGCGGCGTCGCGGACGTGCTGCGCGACGTGGACGCCGCCGCCGGCGCCCTGGCCGGCACCACCCTGATCGATCCGACCAATGCCGTGGAGCACGGCGTCGGAGTGCTCCTCACGGGGGCCGGGACGTCCGCCGCGGGCCAGATCGCCGCGTGGGCTCCCGGCGCTCTCGTGGTGAAGGCGTTCCATCTGTTCCCCGCGGAGCAGTGGACGGCACCGCCGCCCGGCGACGCTGCCGGCACGGCACCGGCGACGGTGGTGATCTGCGGCGACGACGCCGGCGCGCTGCGCATCACCGGCGAGCTCATCCGCGACGTCGGCGGGACGCCGGCCGTGCTGGGCCCGTTGGCCCGCGCCCGCCAGCTCGAGGAGGCCGCGGGTTTGGTCATCGGCCTGGCCTTCGCGGGCTTCGACCCCAGCTCCGCCATCCCCCGCGTCCCGACCCAGTCACCGTCCCCGGACGGCTCGGTGGTCTGA
- a CDS encoding PadR family transcriptional regulator, which translates to MAGLSRVTPATLDVLEVLLDDDVEPYGLAIARKAGLATGSVFPILARLERLGWASSSWEESDRPGPRRRLYRFTPEGMAGARALLAERRPRRGHGHGRHGTFTTPEGAW; encoded by the coding sequence ATGGCAGGTTTGTCCCGCGTCACGCCGGCGACGCTCGACGTCCTCGAGGTGCTCCTCGACGACGATGTCGAGCCGTATGGCCTGGCGATCGCCAGGAAGGCCGGGCTGGCGACCGGCAGCGTGTTCCCGATCCTGGCCCGCCTGGAACGCCTCGGATGGGCGAGCTCCTCCTGGGAGGAGTCCGACCGTCCCGGCCCTCGCCGCCGGCTGTACCGGTTCACCCCCGAGGGGATGGCCGGCGCCCGCGCGCTGCTCGCCGAGCGCAGGCCGCGCCGCGGGCACGGGCACGGGCGCCACGGCACGTTCACCACGCCCGAGGGAGCGTGGTGA